The Candidatus Ozemobacteraceae bacterium genomic interval GTATCTCGACGTCCTGTATCCAGGCGCCCACGTGCTGATCTCGCTTCGCGTTCTTCGCCTGCTTCGCATTTTCCGCATTCTCAAGCTGGCGCATTATCTCAAGGAAGCGACGGTCCTGACGGCTGCATTGAAGGCGAGCAAGGCGAAGATCACCGTCTTTCTTCTCGCCGTCTCCACGCTCGTCACGATCATCGGCTCCGTCATGTACGTCATCGAGGGGCCTGAACGCGGCTTCACGAGCATTCCTGTCAGCATCTACTGGGCGATCGTGACGATGACGACCGTCGGCTTCGGCGACATCACCCCGAAAACCCCTCTGGGCCAGTTGTTCGCCGGCATGGTCATGATTCTCGGCTACGGCATCATCGCCGTTCCGACCGGCATCGTCACGGCCGAAATGACCCGCGCGGCGCGGAATGCGTCGGAACCGGTCAGCACCCAGTGCTGCATGGCCTGTTCCGCCGAAGGCCACGACGCCGACGCGAAATACTGCAAATACTGCGGCTCCCCTCTGTTCTGATCGTCTCGGAGGGAACGCGACAATGTGCTCGCATACTCGATACCGTTCGTGCTGAGGTATCGAGGCACGCAATGCCTCGAGCGACTGTTCGTATCCCGTTCAACAGACGGAGAAGGCGGGTGCCGAGTCGTTCGTGTCTTCGCGGATACGGCATCGTGCCGAGAAAAAAGGCCGTCACCGGGTGGTGACGGCCCTTCGAACGGGTTCGGTCAGGGGATCAGGCGATCCGCTCCTTGCCCTGCTTGATCAGCTTGGCGAGCAGGCCGTGAACGTCCTTGAAGCGGCTGGTGAGGATCATCGCGGCGATGACGTAAGGCTTGTAGCCGGCTTCCTTGTAGGTCTCGATGCGGTAGCGGTCGAACACGCTGGCGGCGACTTCGCCGGCCTGGCAGGAGACGTCGGTGATGTCGGCGGGCAGGCAGTGCATGTAGAGCGCCTTGCCCTTCTTGGTGAGCTTCATCATCGCCTCGGTGCACTCCCAGTCCTTGAACTTCGCATTGTTGGCGAGGCACTGCTTCTCGAGGGCCTTGAGGCCGTCGTGGTCCTTCTTGCGGAGCAGTTCGGTGCGCTTGCCCATGACGGCGAACGGCGCCCAGCTCTTCGGATACACGATATCGGCGTTCTTGAAGGCTTCCTTCATGCTGGTGCATTCGGTGAACGAGCCGCCGCTCTCCTTCGCGTTCTTCTTGGCGACCTTGATGACGTCGGGAATGAGGCCGTAGCCCTCGGGGTGCGCCAGGGCGACGTCCATGCCGAAACGGGTCATCAGGCCGATGATGCCCTGCGGCACGGAAAGGGGCT includes:
- a CDS encoding ion transporter, with amino-acid sequence MPQVLSGWRRAWHEIIFESDTPAGRAFDIILIFCILASFGFVMLESIGSISIAYGDVLRIGEWFFTILFTVEYVMRLLCVIHPWKYALSPLGMIDLLAVLPTYLDVLYPGAHVLISLRVLRLLRIFRILKLAHYLKEATVLTAALKASKAKITVFLLAVSTLVTIIGSVMYVIEGPERGFTSIPVSIYWAIVTMTTVGFGDITPKTPLGQLFAGMVMILGYGIIAVPTGIVTAEMTRAARNASEPVSTQCCMACSAEGHDADAKYCKYCGSPLF